One Doryrhamphus excisus isolate RoL2022-K1 chromosome 17, RoL_Dexc_1.0, whole genome shotgun sequence genomic region harbors:
- the LOC131105513 gene encoding serine/threonine-protein kinase ULK4-like encodes MENINLYEELGRSYTSVVYKGRRMGTLNYVALKCIDKSKRPEVTNHVRLTQDLDHSNIVRFYEWYETRKHLWLVLELCTGGSLESVIVRDGFLPEDVVRTFGWDLVQGLDYIHKLGIVFSDLTPAKIMLDSSGILKLGNFCHSKTESETLEEFFSLCQEAGKREYDNVKKRFRGSTIYMAPEVLQGSETTAISDLWALGCILYYMYTGRPPFLSNSCGELLEMILHQEPSSPVQKVCSSTPPSQDFQNLLKGLLIKNPTKRMNMPELQKYRFWTPKDRN; translated from the exons ATGGAGAACATTAATCTGTACGAGGAGCTGGGAAGAAGCTATACTTCTGTTGTCTATAAAGGAAGAAGGATGGGCACTCTAAACTATGtagctctcaaatgcattgacAAATCCAAGAGACCTGAGGTCACAAACCAT GTCCGTCTCACCCAAGATCTGGATCATTCTAACATTGTGCGTTTTTATGAGTGGTATGAAACCAGGAAGCACTTGTGGTTGGTGCTGGAGCTCTGCACAG GTGGTTCCTTGGAGTCGGTTATTGTCCGGGATGGATTCCTTCCAGAGGATGTCGTCAGGACTTTTGGATGGGACTTGGTCCAAGGACTGGACTACATCCACAAGTTAGGGATTGTTTTCTCTGACTTGACACCTGCTAAG ATCATGCTGGATAGCAGTGGTATTTTAAAGTTAGGAAACTTCTGTCACTCCAAAACAGAGAGTGAAACTCTTGAAGAGTTCTTTTCATTGTGTCAAGAGGCAGGAAAAAGGGAATACGACAACGTAAAGAAAAGGTTTCGAG GCTCAACAATTTACATGGCTCCAGAGGTTCTACAGGGTTCAGAAACTACAGCAATCTCAGATCTCTGGGCTCTTGGTTGTATTCTCTACTACATGTACACCG gCAGACCTCCATTTTTGTCTAATAGTTGTGGTGAATTACTGGAAATGATTTTGCATCAGGAACCATCATCTCCCGTGCAGAAAG TGTGCTCAAGTACTCCTCCCAGCCAAGATTTCCAAAATCTTTTGAAAGGCTTACTCATCAAAAACCCTACTAAGAG AATGAACATGCCAGAGTTGCAAAAGTACCGTTTCTGGACACCGAAAGACCGCAAttag